A region from the uncultured Bacteroides sp. genome encodes:
- a CDS encoding phosphatidate cytidylyltransferase, with amino-acid sequence MKKNFIQRTVTGVFFVAILMGCILYSPLSFGAVFTIICALTVREFASLLSSTEEDIYVNKTITMLGGAYLFLSIMAFSMDITDSKVFIPYLALLIYLMVSELYLKRKKPINNWAYSMFSQLYVALPFALLNILAFHNNKEAGNIEYNPILPLSIFVFIWLNDTGAYCVGTLIGKHRLFERISPKKSWEGSIGGGIVAVAASLILSNYFSFLSIFAWIGLALTVIVFGTWGDLTESLLKRQLGVKDSGTILPGHGGMLDRFDSALIAIPAAVVYLYLLSTI; translated from the coding sequence TTGAAAAAAAACTTTATACAACGAACCGTAACCGGAGTATTCTTCGTTGCAATATTAATGGGCTGTATTCTATACAGCCCACTCTCATTTGGAGCTGTGTTTACAATCATCTGCGCACTCACAGTCCGAGAGTTTGCAAGTTTGCTTAGTAGTACCGAAGAAGATATTTATGTCAATAAAACCATTACAATGCTGGGGGGAGCCTACCTGTTTCTCTCCATTATGGCATTTAGTATGGATATAACAGATTCAAAGGTATTCATTCCTTATCTTGCTTTACTTATTTACCTGATGGTCAGCGAACTTTATCTGAAAAGGAAAAAGCCTATCAACAACTGGGCTTATTCCATGTTCAGTCAGCTATACGTAGCCTTGCCATTTGCATTGCTTAATATACTGGCTTTTCACAATAATAAGGAAGCAGGTAATATTGAGTACAACCCCATTCTCCCTTTATCCATTTTCGTCTTCATTTGGCTAAACGATACCGGGGCATATTGCGTAGGCACATTAATAGGTAAACATCGCTTATTTGAACGTATATCACCAAAAAAGTCATGGGAAGGGTCTATAGGAGGAGGAATTGTAGCAGTTGCGGCATCTCTTATTCTCTCAAACTATTTTTCATTTCTTTCTATTTTTGCTTGGATAGGATTAGCCCTGACTGTCATCGTTTTTGGCACTTGGGGGGATTTAACAGAATCATTACTCAAACGCCAACTGGGAGTTAAAGACTCAGGTACAATACTTCCCGGACATGGCGGTATGCTCGATCGTTTCGACAGTGCCTTGATAGCCATACCGGCAGCAGTTGTATACCTCTATCTCTTATCCACTATCTAA
- the lpxB gene encoding lipid-A-disaccharide synthase, which yields MKYYLIVGEASGDLHASHLMAALQEQDSSAEFRFFGGNMMESVGGTLVKHYKELAYMGFIPVLLHLHTIFANMKFCKKDIEVWKPDVVILVDYPGFNLNIAKFVHANTNIPVYYYISPKIWAWKEYRIKNIKRDVNELFSILPFEVDFFSKHQFPIHYVGNPTLDEIANFRTKYIESFSEFTKKNGLDERPIIALLAGSRKQEIKDNLPDMICAASGFSDYQLVLAAAPGIAPDYYDKYIGDANVKMVFEQTFPLLYHAWAALVTSGTATLEAGLFSTPQVVCYYTPIGKIIAFLKKHLLKVKFISLVNLIADREVVKELVADTMTIGNIRAELQQLLYDNNYREQMLAAYDDMSHCLGEPGAPSRAARIIIKLLKQ from the coding sequence ATGAAATATTATCTGATTGTTGGTGAAGCATCGGGAGATTTGCATGCTTCTCATTTAATGGCTGCATTGCAGGAGCAAGACTCTTCGGCGGAGTTTCGCTTTTTCGGTGGTAATATGATGGAGAGTGTAGGAGGTACGCTGGTTAAACATTATAAGGAATTAGCCTATATGGGTTTTATACCGGTATTGCTTCATCTTCACACTATTTTTGCCAACATGAAGTTCTGTAAAAAAGATATTGAAGTTTGGAAGCCGGATGTGGTTATTCTGGTCGATTATCCAGGATTTAATCTTAATATAGCCAAGTTTGTGCACGCTAATACTAATATTCCTGTTTATTATTATATATCTCCCAAAATATGGGCTTGGAAAGAGTATCGCATAAAAAATATCAAACGCGATGTGAATGAGCTTTTTTCTATTCTTCCGTTTGAGGTTGATTTTTTCAGTAAGCATCAATTTCCGATACATTATGTAGGAAATCCTACGTTGGATGAAATCGCAAATTTCCGCACAAAATATATTGAATCGTTCTCGGAATTCACTAAAAAAAACGGTTTGGACGAAAGGCCGATTATTGCTTTATTGGCTGGTAGTCGTAAGCAAGAGATAAAAGATAATCTTCCCGATATGATCTGTGCCGCTTCTGGATTTTCCGATTATCAATTGGTTTTAGCTGCAGCTCCAGGCATTGCTCCGGATTATTATGATAAATACATTGGCGATGCTAATGTGAAAATGGTATTCGAACAAACGTTTCCGTTATTATATCATGCTTGGGCTGCTTTAGTTACTTCGGGCACGGCGACACTCGAAGCCGGTTTGTTTTCAACTCCTCAGGTAGTATGCTACTATACACCGATTGGGAAAATTATTGCATTTTTAAAGAAGCATCTCTTGAAAGTTAAATTTATATCGTTAGTGAATTTGATTGCAGATCGTGAAGTGGTTAAAGAATTGGTAGCCGACACAATGACAATCGGCAATATTCGGGCGGAACTTCAACAACTTCTCTATGATAACAATTATCGTGAACAAATGCTTGCCGCATACGATGACATGAGCCATTGCTTGGGAGAGCCTGGAGCGCCGTCTCGGGCAGCCCGAATTATAATAAAATTGCTTAAACAATAA
- the surE gene encoding 5'/3'-nucleotidase SurE, translating to MEHKKPLILVSNDDGISAKGINELIRFLRPLGEIVVMAPDSPRSGSGCALTVTRPVHFQMVRKEVGLTVYKCSGTPTDCVKLARTVLDREPDLVVGGINHGDNSATNVHYSGTMGVVIEGCLNGIPSIGFSLCDHSADADFEPLKEYVRQITLSVIERGLPSLVCLNVNFPNEQELKGIKVCEQAKGRWQKEWEACPRLHDPNYFWLTGEFTDIEPENKNSDSWALKQGYVAVTPISVDLTAYAYLDELKQVLGNV from the coding sequence ATGGAACATAAAAAACCGCTGATACTTGTGTCAAATGATGATGGTATATCGGCGAAAGGAATTAATGAACTTATTCGATTTCTTCGGCCTCTGGGTGAAATTGTAGTGATGGCACCGGACTCTCCCCGATCTGGTAGCGGATGTGCATTAACAGTGACAAGGCCTGTTCATTTTCAAATGGTTCGTAAAGAGGTAGGATTAACAGTTTATAAATGTTCCGGCACTCCGACCGATTGCGTGAAACTGGCTCGCACTGTTTTGGATAGAGAACCTGATTTGGTGGTGGGAGGGATTAACCATGGCGATAACTCGGCAACAAATGTGCACTATTCAGGTACTATGGGGGTCGTGATTGAAGGATGTTTAAACGGCATTCCATCTATAGGCTTTTCTCTTTGCGACCATAGTGCTGATGCTGATTTTGAACCACTCAAAGAATATGTACGCCAAATAACTCTTTCTGTTATTGAAAGAGGGCTTCCTTCGCTTGTTTGTCTAAATGTGAATTTTCCAAACGAGCAGGAGTTGAAAGGCATTAAAGTCTGCGAACAGGCAAAAGGGCGTTGGCAGAAAGAATGGGAAGCTTGTCCTCGACTTCATGATCCAAATTATTTTTGGCTGACGGGAGAGTTTACCGATATAGAGCCGGAAAATAAAAACAGTGACAGTTGGGCTCTTAAGCAGGGATATGTAGCTGTAACTCCTATCTCGGTTGATTTAACGGCTTATGCATACCTAGATGAACTGAAACAAGTACTGGGTAATGTGTAG
- a CDS encoding AAA family ATPase, whose protein sequence is MGKIIALANQKGGVGKTTTTINLAASLATLEKKVLVVDADPQANASSGLGVDIKQSEYTIYECMIDRADVKKAIHDTEIDSLKVISSHINLVGAEIEMLNLKNREKILKEVLTPLKDDYDYILIDCSPSLGLITINALTAADSVIIPVQAEYFALEGISKLLNTIKIIKSKLNPTLEIEGFLLTMYDSRLRQANQIYDEVKRHFQELVFNTIIQRNVKLSEAPSYGLPTILYDADSTGAKNHLTLAKELISRNNK, encoded by the coding sequence ATGGGAAAAATAATTGCTTTGGCTAATCAAAAAGGAGGCGTAGGCAAAACTACTACTACAATAAATCTTGCCGCCTCGCTTGCAACGCTTGAAAAAAAAGTGTTAGTGGTAGATGCCGATCCTCAAGCAAATGCTTCTTCAGGATTGGGAGTAGACATCAAACAGTCGGAATACACTATTTATGAATGCATGATAGATAGAGCCGATGTAAAAAAAGCCATCCATGATACAGAAATTGATTCATTAAAAGTAATTTCATCGCATATAAACCTGGTAGGAGCCGAAATAGAGATGCTTAACCTTAAAAACCGGGAGAAAATTCTTAAAGAAGTGCTTACTCCGCTTAAAGATGACTATGATTATATTCTCATAGACTGTTCTCCCTCTCTGGGATTAATAACGATTAACGCGCTAACAGCAGCCGATTCGGTTATTATTCCGGTACAAGCGGAATACTTTGCACTCGAGGGCATCAGTAAGTTATTGAATACAATTAAGATTATCAAATCAAAATTGAACCCAACACTGGAAATTGAAGGATTCTTGCTCACGATGTATGATTCTCGTTTGCGCCAAGCAAACCAAATATACGATGAAGTAAAGCGTCATTTTCAGGAATTGGTTTTTAATACTATCATTCAACGCAACGTAAAATTGAGTGAAGCCCCTAGCTATGGTCTTCCGACTATTCTATACGATGCCGATTCAACCGGAGCGAAAAATCACTTGACTTTAGCTAAAGAGCTTATTAGCAGAAACAATAAATAA
- a CDS encoding ParB/RepB/Spo0J family partition protein produces the protein MAQRRNALGRGLDALLSMDEIKTEGSSSINEIELSKISVNPNQPRREFDETALQELADSIVEIGIIQPITLRKLSDEAYQIIAGERRYRASLKAGLSTIPAYIRTADDENVMEMALIENIQREDLNSVEIALAYQHLIEQYDLTQERLSERVGKKRTTIANYLRLLKLPASIQMALQNKHIDMGHARALITLSDPKLQVEVFDEILEHGYSVRKVEEIVKSLSEGEAIKSGNKKISPKRTKLPEEFNLLKKHLSGFFNSKVQLTCSEKGKGKISIPFNNEEELERIIEIFDTLKK, from the coding sequence ATGGCACAAAGAAGAAATGCACTGGGACGGGGGCTTGATGCGCTACTTTCCATGGATGAAATAAAGACCGAAGGTTCTTCTTCTATCAATGAAATAGAGCTGTCGAAGATCTCCGTTAATCCCAATCAACCACGCCGTGAATTTGATGAAACAGCTCTTCAGGAATTGGCAGACTCCATTGTAGAAATAGGAATTATCCAACCCATCACTTTGCGCAAGCTTTCAGATGAAGCATATCAAATCATTGCAGGTGAACGTCGCTATCGTGCTTCTTTAAAGGCCGGGCTATCAACAATACCGGCTTATATACGCACGGCCGACGATGAAAATGTAATGGAAATGGCTTTGATTGAGAATATCCAACGCGAAGATTTAAACTCGGTTGAAATAGCACTAGCCTATCAACATTTAATAGAACAATATGATCTAACACAAGAACGGCTAAGTGAACGCGTAGGCAAAAAGCGCACTACCATCGCTAACTACCTGCGACTATTGAAACTTCCGGCTTCCATACAAATGGCCTTACAAAACAAACACATAGACATGGGTCATGCGCGAGCATTAATTACATTATCCGACCCGAAATTACAAGTTGAAGTTTTCGATGAAATACTGGAACACGGTTATTCAGTACGCAAAGTTGAAGAAATAGTCAAATCTCTTAGTGAAGGAGAAGCCATTAAAAGCGGAAACAAAAAAATAAGCCCTAAACGAACTAAACTACCAGAAGAATTTAATCTACTGAAAAAACACTTGTCCGGCTTCTTTAATTCCAAAGTACAACTGACTTGTTCAGAGAAAGGCAAAGGAAAAATAAGTATTCCATTCAACAACGAAGAAGAATTGGAACGCATCATAGAAATCTTCGATACACTGAAGAAATAA
- a CDS encoding DUF5683 domain-containing protein codes for MTIKNTRYHFSIILFLCLLQIAGVKTYAQEAAAHRKRLAGREIQLPDSLGKDSLALADSLDNVNKKNLKELGSGAVQQESASVVIDSAEVAKTIKLWIPNSGKATWLAIVFPGGGQIYNRKYWKLPIIYGGFAGCAYALSWNNKMYKDYSQAYMDIMDDDPNTNSYLDLLPANASYTESQLQTVLKKRKDIYRRYRDLSIFAFIGVYLISVIDAYVDAELSNFDITPDLSMRVEPTIINDRYKSGNSVGVQCSLRF; via the coding sequence ATGACAATAAAAAACACTAGATATCATTTTAGCATCATCCTGTTTCTTTGTTTGTTGCAGATAGCAGGAGTTAAGACATACGCACAAGAAGCAGCTGCTCACCGAAAACGCTTAGCCGGCAGAGAAATACAATTGCCGGATTCATTGGGAAAAGACTCTTTAGCTTTGGCGGACAGCTTAGATAACGTGAACAAAAAGAATCTAAAAGAATTAGGTTCCGGAGCTGTTCAACAAGAATCTGCTTCAGTCGTAATAGATAGTGCGGAAGTTGCTAAAACGATTAAGCTCTGGATACCCAATTCAGGAAAAGCAACCTGGCTAGCCATTGTTTTTCCCGGAGGAGGGCAAATTTACAATCGTAAATATTGGAAATTACCCATTATATATGGAGGATTTGCAGGATGTGCTTATGCGCTAAGTTGGAACAACAAAATGTATAAAGATTACTCGCAAGCCTACATGGATATAATGGATGACGATCCGAATACTAATAGCTATCTTGACTTACTCCCTGCAAATGCCAGCTATACGGAAAGTCAGTTGCAAACTGTATTGAAAAAGCGAAAAGACATTTATCGCCGTTATCGCGACTTGAGTATTTTCGCTTTCATTGGCGTTTACCTGATATCTGTTATAGATGCTTATGTAGATGCTGAGCTCTCCAATTTTGATATAACACCCGATCTCAGTATGCGGGTAGAACCTACAATTATTAACGACCGGTATAAATCCGGCAATTCTGTCGGCGTACAATGCAGTCTCCGATTTTAA
- a CDS encoding transglycosylase SLT domain-containing protein has product MFCFLYLPINTKAQSVDVLIHENGTERQESIDLPKSMTYPIDSLLNDWKAEKYIQIGKDCSTADENPLFSDSVYIDRLSRIPTIMEMPYNDIVRKFIDMYASRLRHQVSFMLSASNFYIPIFEEALDAYNLPLELKYLPIIESALNPSAASRAGASGLWQFMIGTGKIYGLEVNSLVDERRDPIKATWAAARYLKDLYDIYQDWNLVIAAYNCGPGNINKAIRRSGGKNDYWSIYNYLPKETRGYVPAFIAANYLMTYYCDHNICPMETDMPVNTDTIEVSQNLHFEQISAICGISIEQLKSLNPQYRRNIIPGNIQPYTLRLPYNYISAFIDNQDTIYKYHADELFNNRRVVEVKAGSYNNTRGQTQRSGTTYHKIRKGETLSTIAQRYHVRINEIKEWNNLSSNNITAGKRLKIHK; this is encoded by the coding sequence ATGTTCTGTTTTCTATATCTACCTATTAATACTAAAGCACAAAGTGTAGATGTGCTGATTCATGAAAATGGAACAGAAAGACAGGAAAGTATAGACCTGCCTAAAAGTATGACATATCCAATAGACAGTCTGCTTAATGATTGGAAGGCCGAAAAATATATTCAAATAGGAAAAGATTGCAGCACGGCCGATGAAAACCCATTATTCAGTGATTCAGTTTACATAGACCGTCTATCGCGTATCCCGACTATCATGGAAATGCCCTACAATGATATCGTACGTAAGTTTATAGACATGTATGCAAGCCGATTACGACATCAAGTTTCTTTTATGCTAAGTGCTTCCAACTTTTATATCCCTATTTTCGAAGAAGCGCTCGATGCTTACAATCTCCCCCTCGAACTAAAATATTTGCCCATTATTGAGTCAGCATTGAATCCGTCTGCAGCATCTCGTGCCGGAGCTTCCGGATTATGGCAATTTATGATTGGCACCGGAAAGATTTATGGATTAGAGGTCAACAGTTTAGTTGATGAACGCCGGGACCCTATTAAAGCGACATGGGCCGCAGCGCGCTATTTAAAAGATTTATATGACATATATCAAGACTGGAATCTTGTAATTGCCGCATACAACTGCGGCCCGGGTAACATAAACAAAGCGATTCGGCGTTCAGGAGGTAAGAACGACTATTGGAGCATTTATAATTATTTACCCAAAGAGACTCGTGGCTATGTACCGGCTTTTATTGCAGCGAATTATTTAATGACCTACTATTGTGATCATAATATCTGCCCTATGGAAACCGACATGCCCGTAAATACAGATACCATTGAAGTATCTCAAAATCTACATTTTGAACAGATTTCAGCTATTTGCGGCATCAGTATAGAACAGCTAAAAAGCCTCAATCCACAGTACAGAAGAAATATTATCCCGGGAAACATACAACCTTATACCTTAAGATTACCGTATAACTATATAAGTGCATTCATTGATAATCAAGATACCATCTATAAATATCATGCTGACGAATTGTTTAACAACAGAAGAGTAGTCGAAGTAAAAGCCGGAAGCTACAATAATACAAGAGGGCAAACGCAAAGAAGTGGCACTACTTATCATAAAATAAGAAAAGGAGAGACCTTATCGACTATTGCCCAAAGATATCATGTTCGCATTAATGAAATTAAAGAATGGAACAATCTAAGTAGTAATAACATTACTGCCGGAAAGCGACTGAAAATTCATAAATAG
- a CDS encoding RelA/SpoT family protein: protein MDHVNNKEMSDEEMIEQSFQELLNDYLSTKHRKRIEIITKAFNFANQAHKGIKRQSGEPYIMHPLSVAKIVCNEIGLGSTSICSSLLHDVVEDTDYTVEDIENIFGPKIAHIVDGLTKISGGIFGDKASAQAENFKKLLLTMSDDIRVILIKIADRLHNMRTLGSLLPNKQFKIAGETLYIYAPLANRLGLYQIKTELENLSFRYEHPEEYQEIKEKLEATAAERDEVFKAFTAPIRIQLDRMGLTYRIVARVKSIYSIWNKMQTKHVPFEEIYDLLAVRIIFAPRDEEEELNDCFDIYVSISKIYKPHPDRLRDWVSHPKANGYQALHVTLMGNNGQWIEVQIRSERMNDVAEQGFAAHWKYKEGEGGEDEGELEKWLRTIKEILDDPQPDAIDFLDTIKLNLFASEIFVFTPKGEIKTMPQNSTALDFAFSIHTDLGSHCIGAKVNHKLVPLSHKLQSGDQVEIITSKSQRVQPSWEIFATTAKARAKIATILKKEQKVSQKEGETILSDFFLKEDINADDTAIDKLCKLHDVKNRDEFLISVGNKSITLGEADKNELKEKQSSGNWKKYLMFSFGNGNKELKEKAENKGEPQEKINPKEVLKLTEETILKNYIIADCCHPIPGDDVLGYIDEKGQIIIHKRQCPVASKLKSNYGNRIIATSWDTHKALSFLVYIYIKGIDSIGILNEITQIISRQLNVNIRNLNIETNDGIFEGKIQLYVHDVDDVKQICDNLRKVNNVKSVTRIDA from the coding sequence ATGGATCATGTAAATAATAAAGAAATGTCTGATGAAGAGATGATTGAACAATCATTTCAGGAGCTGTTGAATGATTACCTATCGACTAAACATCGTAAGCGCATTGAAATTATAACAAAAGCATTCAACTTTGCTAATCAGGCACACAAAGGAATTAAGCGCCAATCGGGAGAGCCCTATATCATGCATCCGTTGTCTGTTGCTAAAATTGTTTGCAATGAAATAGGCCTTGGCTCCACATCTATTTGTTCCTCATTATTGCATGACGTTGTTGAAGACACGGATTACACTGTAGAAGATATTGAAAACATTTTCGGCCCTAAAATAGCTCACATTGTCGATGGACTAACCAAAATATCGGGGGGAATATTTGGAGACAAAGCTTCGGCTCAAGCAGAGAACTTTAAGAAATTGTTACTCACCATGTCGGATGATATCCGGGTTATCCTGATTAAGATAGCCGATCGCCTGCACAACATGAGAACATTGGGTTCTCTCCTACCTAACAAGCAGTTCAAAATTGCCGGTGAAACTTTATATATCTATGCTCCTTTAGCCAACAGATTGGGACTCTATCAAATAAAAACGGAACTGGAGAATCTGAGTTTCAGATACGAACATCCCGAAGAGTACCAAGAGATCAAAGAAAAGCTAGAAGCGACTGCCGCCGAGCGTGATGAAGTTTTTAAAGCCTTCACCGCACCTATCCGCATTCAACTAGACAGGATGGGACTAACCTATCGGATAGTGGCGCGAGTAAAATCTATTTATTCTATATGGAATAAAATGCAAACAAAACATGTTCCTTTTGAAGAAATATACGATTTGCTTGCTGTACGTATCATATTCGCCCCCCGCGATGAAGAAGAAGAACTAAATGATTGCTTTGATATATATGTTTCCATCTCTAAAATATACAAACCTCATCCCGACCGTTTGCGCGACTGGGTTAGTCATCCCAAAGCAAACGGCTATCAAGCACTACATGTCACCCTAATGGGGAATAATGGTCAGTGGATCGAAGTGCAAATTCGAAGCGAAAGAATGAACGACGTGGCCGAACAAGGTTTTGCCGCTCATTGGAAATACAAAGAAGGAGAAGGCGGTGAGGATGAGGGTGAACTGGAGAAATGGCTTCGTACCATCAAAGAGATTTTGGACGATCCTCAGCCTGATGCCATTGACTTTCTCGATACGATAAAACTCAATTTGTTTGCATCGGAAATTTTTGTGTTTACTCCCAAAGGCGAAATCAAAACAATGCCTCAAAACTCTACCGCACTCGATTTTGCTTTCTCTATACACACTGATTTGGGAAGTCATTGCATTGGTGCCAAAGTAAATCACAAACTGGTTCCGCTAAGCCACAAATTGCAGAGTGGAGACCAAGTGGAGATAATAACTTCTAAATCGCAACGAGTGCAACCTTCATGGGAAATCTTTGCCACAACGGCTAAGGCCCGCGCCAAAATAGCCACCATATTGAAAAAGGAACAAAAAGTTTCTCAGAAAGAAGGGGAAACAATTCTTTCTGACTTTTTTCTGAAAGAAGATATTAACGCCGATGATACTGCCATTGACAAGCTATGTAAGCTTCACGATGTAAAAAACCGGGATGAATTTTTAATATCCGTTGGGAATAAGAGTATAACACTTGGCGAGGCAGACAAAAATGAGTTGAAAGAAAAACAAAGTAGCGGTAATTGGAAAAAATATCTGATGTTCTCATTTGGTAACGGGAACAAAGAACTCAAAGAAAAAGCAGAAAATAAAGGAGAACCTCAGGAAAAGATAAACCCGAAAGAAGTCCTCAAATTGACTGAAGAAACTATATTGAAAAATTACATCATCGCTGATTGTTGCCACCCTATTCCAGGCGACGATGTGCTGGGGTATATAGATGAAAAAGGCCAAATCATTATTCATAAACGCCAATGCCCGGTAGCCTCTAAATTGAAAAGCAATTACGGCAATCGAATCATAGCTACCAGCTGGGACACCCACAAAGCGCTCTCTTTTCTTGTCTATATTTATATTAAAGGCATTGACAGTATTGGCATTTTAAATGAGATAACACAAATTATTTCCCGCCAGCTAAACGTCAATATCCGTAATTTGAATATTGAAACAAATGATGGAATCTTTGAAGGGAAAATACAACTCTATGTTCATGATGTAGACGATGTGAAACAAATATGCGATAACCTACGTAAAGTAAACAATGTGAAATCGGTTACCCGTATTGACGCATAA
- a CDS encoding MerR family transcriptional regulator: MVSNFNKDLKLYYSISEVAQMFDVNESLLRFWEKEFPQITPRKNGHGTRQYRKEDVETIKLIYHLVKEKGMTLPGARQKLKDNKETTVRNFEIIDRLKSLKEELLAIKKELDGRPGS; encoded by the coding sequence ATGGTTTCTAATTTCAATAAAGACTTAAAATTGTACTATTCCATTAGTGAGGTAGCGCAAATGTTTGATGTCAACGAATCGTTACTGCGTTTTTGGGAAAAAGAATTTCCTCAAATTACACCGAGGAAAAATGGTCATGGTACACGTCAGTATCGTAAAGAAGATGTGGAAACGATCAAGCTGATTTATCATTTGGTGAAAGAAAAAGGGATGACTTTACCCGGTGCCAGGCAAAAATTGAAAGATAATAAAGAGACTACTGTGCGCAATTTTGAGATTATTGACCGGTTGAAGAGTCTTAAGGAAGAATTGTTAGCCATTAAAAAAGAGTTGGATGGAAGGCCAGGATCTTAA
- a CDS encoding M23 family metallopeptidase, producing MRKVYYIYNPQTQTYDRIYPTVRQRALSILRRLFVGMGLGAGAFIILLLLFGSPSEKELRKENSRLLAQYNVLSHRLDEALGVLQDVQQRDDNLYRVIFQADPISPAIRKAGYSGTNRYEQLMGMANSALVVNTTQKMDLLSKQIYIQSKSFDDVVEMCKKHDEMLKCIPAIQPVSNKDLRQTASGYGMRIDPIYGTAKFHGGMDFSAHPGTNVYATGDGVVVKMGWQTEYGNTIEINHGFGYRTLYAHLRDFRTKLGRKVLRGEVIGGVGNTGRSTGPHLHYEVHVKGELVNPVNYYFMDLSAENYEKMIHIAANHGKVFD from the coding sequence ATGCGCAAAGTTTACTACATTTATAACCCGCAAACACAGACTTACGACAGGATATATCCTACTGTTCGGCAGCGAGCACTGAGTATTCTTCGAAGGCTATTTGTCGGCATGGGGCTGGGAGCAGGTGCTTTTATCATCTTGCTTCTTCTTTTCGGCTCGCCATCAGAGAAAGAGTTGAGAAAAGAGAACAGTCGGTTGCTGGCCCAATATAACGTACTTTCTCACCGCCTCGACGAGGCTTTGGGGGTACTGCAAGATGTTCAGCAACGCGATGATAATTTGTACAGGGTTATTTTTCAGGCCGATCCCATCTCTCCGGCTATTCGTAAAGCCGGTTACAGCGGTACGAACCGATACGAACAGTTAATGGGTATGGCCAACTCGGCATTGGTGGTAAATACGACTCAAAAGATGGACTTGCTTAGCAAACAGATCTATATACAATCCAAATCGTTTGATGATGTGGTAGAGATGTGCAAGAAACATGATGAAATGCTGAAATGTATTCCGGCTATTCAACCTGTGTCTAACAAAGATCTCCGGCAAACGGCCTCAGGATATGGAATGCGCATAGATCCGATTTACGGAACGGCTAAGTTTCATGGAGGGATGGACTTTTCCGCACATCCGGGCACAAATGTCTATGCAACGGGTGATGGAGTCGTGGTGAAGATGGGTTGGCAGACAGAATATGGTAATACCATTGAAATAAATCATGGTTTTGGATATCGAACGTTATACGCACATTTGCGGGATTTCCGTACGAAACTGGGTCGAAAGGTGCTTCGTGGTGAGGTTATTGGAGGAGTAGGAAATACCGGAAGAAGTACCGGCCCCCATTTACATTACGAAGTGCATGTAAAAGGAGAATTGGTTAATCCGGTTAATTATTATTTCATGGATTTGAGTGCCGAGAATTATGAAAAGATGATTCATATTGCTGCAAACCACGGTAAAGTATTCGATTAA